The genomic window AAGAACCTTCAGAGCGCCACTGCCTATGCCCAGAAGACCAGAGATCATGCCGGCAAAGAACATTATGATCTCACCCAGCCACCATCTCACTCCTGAGTATTCAACATTCTTGTGCAATCTTGCATCATAATATGATCCAGAGAGCTGAAAGACTCTAGTTGTCCAGTCAGGCTTCAGCATCTTGGGTATTTCATATTTCCCACGCTGGATCGTGGGGACAAGAGATCCAAGAAGAACAAATCCGAAGATGACGTAGATCAACCAGGAGAGATGATGATCGTAGATGAACACGGCTGTTAGCGATCCGACTATTGCACCCGTCGTCGTTGCAACCTCCAGTCCGACGCCGAGCCTTATATTGGCTATCTTCTCCTTGGCATAGGCGCTAGCAGAACCCGCGCTTGTGGCTATGGTGGAAATGAGGCTTGCGCCTGTCGCATAAATTATGGGTATGCCGTAAAACAGAGTCAGAACCGGAACGAGAACGGTACCGCCTCCGAGACCGGTGAGAGATCCTATTAGACCGGCGATGAAGGCACCGGCAACTATTGACAGAAATCTGATTATGATCTCAATGAGCGTTAACATTCTCTGCGATATCACCTTTTTTTATAAATTATTTCTCGTTATCTGGTAGTCATTAGAACAGAATCGTTAAAATTTTTCTCTATTCTGGCAGAAATACGACACAAAATGTTAATTAACTTTACAAGATAGGGAAGTATGGAAAGGGATGAAGCCATCTCCAAGATAACCGATGATCTTAAAAAGCGTTATTCAGATCTGAAATTCATAGGCGCAGATTCGCTGAAACATGACGATACGCTAAAGGAATATTCGATCATAGTTAAATACAAGGTCAGGAATGAGGATAGGGCTACGGTCTATTATTTTGACGAGTCCGGAAAAATCCTAAGGCATTTTAACCTCTAATATCCCAATACGACAGCGCATCGATAACTATCATCTTAATTTGAAAGCTACATCCGATCCTTAACAAGTTTATCCGGATATCAATAAATGCGAATAAATAGAAATTATTATTTTTTAATATCTAATAATACTTTATAATAACAAGCAGAACATACTGCTTATATTTAGTCATTTAGTCTGATAATTATGAAATCTTCGCTGTTGATCATATTGATTGTTGGAATCTTGCTTATGATCCCTGCCACCGCACTGGCATCATCCGGAGCAAGCTCAATATCTGTATCACCCTCCACGGTCTCTATCCCTGCAGGATCATCATCAACCATAAGTTATTCCGTCAAACTTGTATCTGGATCAACATGGGGCACCAGCATATCCGCCACAGCCCCTTCGGGCATAACTGTGACCTTTAGCGACAGCAGCGGTGATCCACCATTTTCCGGTACCGCTACGATCATAGTGGGCAAGACTGTATCTCCCGGAACATACACGATCCAGCTGAGCGCAAGTGGGGACGATCCATCCACATCGCCAACGACTGTCACTGTGGATGTGACTAATGCGACTGTTTCTCCTCCATCTCCTCCACCTGTCACCCCTGCGGTTCATGTTAATTATGTGCCGTTCGTCATTGGTGGTCTCTCCATTGGTCTCTTCATAGTGTTCATTGTGCTCTTTTCTGTTTTCTTCTCGGGCTATGCTCCGATAGTCAGGTCTGCATCATTCATCATAACGGCGGCTCTTGCGCTGTATCTAATAATCTTTGATCGAATACTCTTCACGGCAGCCTACTATCACTGGCTCGGCCTTGTCGTGTATCTTGTGCTTTCTGTTGCGATGTTTCTCATGTCTCTGTTTGGTTCGACGAGCATGCGGCGTCTCTCCCTCTACGCGCTGGCCGGAGGAAATACTCTGTTGGGACTATTGATGATATCGGATGCTGTTGCCGGACTTCCCGTTTCCTCACTTGCTGGCGTGACGAAGAACGTCGGCTGGAATTACCTCTTCGGGTTCGGCACCACCTCTATTTCGACCATATCCATATCACTTGCCTTCACCCTCCTGTTGATATTCACCGGTATCTACGCTGGATCGTCACTTGCGTCGGCTAGATCTGGGAAAAGATGATGTCTATAATCTCTTTATCGATCTGCATACGATTCTCCGATGCTCGGCTGTAGCGTTCGATTTTCGCTAAAAAAGCAGCGGTCATCGATATGGCAAAATTAAAATGGAGGGATCTTTTAGATTCAAGATGGATTTCAAGGATTTTGGAAAGACCGGGGAAAAGGTTTCGAGGATCGGCATAGGCACGTATTACGATGTTAAATGGATGTTCCTCGCCAGGCTTGGAAGAAGGCCTGGTTCGGAGATGAAGATCCGGGCAATCAGAACTGCGGTGGAGAGTGGCGTGACGCTCATCGATACTGCCGAGGTATACGGAAGTGAAGATCTGATCGCAAAGGCAGTAGATGGTGTGCCCCGTGAAAATCTATTCATGGCCACGAAGGTGTGGATAACTCATCTTTCCTATGATGCTACAATAAAGGCCTGTAGGCGCAGCCTTGAACGTCTAAATACAAAATACATCGATCTCTATCAAATACACTTCCCGTCCCCAATCGGA from Thermoplasma sp. Kam2015 includes these protein-coding regions:
- a CDS encoding sulfite exporter TauE/SafE family protein, which codes for MLTLIEIIIRFLSIVAGAFIAGLIGSLTGLGGGTVLVPVLTLFYGIPIIYATGASLISTIATSAGSASAYAKEKIANIRLGVGLEVATTTGAIVGSLTAVFIYDHHLSWLIYVIFGFVLLGSLVPTIQRGKYEIPKMLKPDWTTRVFQLSGSYYDARLHKNVEYSGVRWWLGEIIMFFAGMISGLLGIGSGALKVLGMDWAINLPMKVTTTSSNFMIGITAATGSSIYWYAGYIQPFIAAATAIGVLIGAFLGAKILVRITNRSIRWIFFAILMFLGIQMVLKGFYIIRVILISPYVQFAISTVISIIAIVIMYHVMRKIEEKGEA